The Candidatus Binatia bacterium genome segment GGAGATTCCGGCGGCGACGACGGCGAAACCGCCCGTGCCCATGACCGCCATCTGGTGGAACGATTTGATGATGCCGATGACGGTGCCGAGAAGCCCGATGAACGGCGCGGAGGCGGCCACCGTGCCGAGCAGCCAGATGCTGCCCTTCAGGCGCCGCACCTCGTCCAGGCGGCGCCGCTCGCCGTACTCGAGCAGGTCGTCGGCGCTGGTGCGGCCGAGCAGGGAAACGAGCGGCGCATAGACGCGCGCTGCGGGGGAGGTCGTCATCGCGCCCTGCAGCGTCGCGCCCGCGCCGGCCGCATCTCCTGCCGCGAGCGAAGCGCACGCGCTTTCGGTGACGCCGTCGATCGAGCCGGCAAGGCCGCGCATGATCCACAGTCTCTCGATCATGATGCTCGTGATCATCACGGACATCGCGATCAGCGGGTAGGTCACGTACCAGCCGTTGCGGACCAGATCGATGATGCTGATGCTCGTGGCGACGGATTCGGGACTGGCGGCTGCGGTCGGGTCCATGGGTTCTCCTGTCTATCCGTTCCTGTTTCTATCCGGGCGCCGTTGCAATGGCGGGCTGCGGCAGGCGGCTGCGCTAGGGGCCGGCGCAGGACTTGGCCGCAACGTCGGCAAACTGCTTCTTCGTCGGCGCGTCGCGCAGATCGGGGTGGAAGCCGTCCACCTCGCGGACACTCTGGCAGGCCTTGTCCTTCTGTCCGGCGGCGACGAGGTCGCCGGCAAGCGCCAGGCGCGCCTCGTACCAGGCCGGGGTGGCAACCTGCTGGAGCATTGCCAGCCGCGACCACAATCCGGCGGCATCCTCGTTCTGCCCGCGCCGGTCGGCCAGCAGCGCGGAGGCTCTCAGCAGCGACCGCGATTCGGGCTGGGCGTGCAGCAGCTCGGCGTAAAGCGACGCTGCATCGCTCAGGCGATTCTGCTCGACGTAGGACATCGCCAGGTTGAGCTTGACCTCTTCCGGGATCGGCTTTCCTGCCGCGCGCATGCGGTCGAGCAGCGTCGTGGCCATTGCGGCCCAGCGCTGCGAGGCCGCGGGATCGGTGGGCGCCGCATCGGCGCTGCGCCTCAGCAGCGCGCGAGAGAGCTTCTCGACGATGTCGAAGTAGTTCGCTTCGGTGTCGGGCATCGCCGCCAGTATCTTGACCGCGGGCTCGGCAACATCGATGCGGTTCTGGGCGGTCGAGCCGGCGGCGCGAATCGCGGCGACCGGCAGCGCAAGGTCGCTGACTTTTGGATAGTGCGCCTCGAAGCCGTCGAGCAGCGACAGCGCTTCGGTAGAGTCGGCGCCGGGGCCGCTGCCGACGGCCATCGCATGCGCGACCGTCGTGCGTGCCTTCAGGTCTTCGGACGCCGATGCGCCGCCGCCGGAGGACAGCTTGTCGAAGCGCTTCCACGCATCCTCGGCGCGCGAGCGAAGCTCGGCGGCGCGCTCGGGCACGATGTTGTCGGTCGTGGCGATCGTGTCGGCCAGGCACTGAAGCTCGTTGGCCGCCGCGCGCAGACGAAACGCCGGCGGTCCCTCCACCTTCTCGAACGCGTCGGCGGCATCGGCATAGCGGCGCTGTCCCTGCAGCAGCTCCGCGTAACGGAACAGCCCTTCGTAGTGCGACTCGTGGTCGGGGTAGTTCTTGACGAAGTTTTCGACGACGGCGAAGAACGTGCCCTCGGTCTCCGGCGTCGCCGACGCACGATAGATTCCTTCGGCGGCCCGGAATTGCAGGTAGGCGGCTTCCGGGGCCAGCGCGCCCTTCGGTGCGGCATCGAGGTACTTGCGCAGCTCCCGCTCCGAGTCGGCGTAGCGGCCGAGGCGGAAGTAGCAGACGCCGAGGCGGTGGTGCACCTCGTTCTCGTGCGACCCCGCGTTGCCCGACTGCTCGATCTTCTCGTACGCCTTGGCCGCTTCTTCGAATTTCTCGGCTGCCGCGAGATTTTCGGCGGCGATCCATTCGGCCGACACCGTCGCTCCGAGCACGGGCCGCGGGTCTTTCAGGTGCGCAACGGCCATGGCGGTGACGCGCTGCGAGTACGAGGGACCGAGCGACGAAAGCTGAGCTGCCAGCGTCGCGGCTTCGCTGCGCACGTTGTCGCCGCCGCCCGCCGACATCGCCTGCAGCAGCGCTTCGAGGCGCAGCATGCGGATCTGCGTCAGCATCGCCGCGTTGACGCCGCCGCTTTGCGCTTCGGAAAGCAGTCGCTGCGTCTCGGCAAGGCCGCCCGAGCCTGAGGCCGATGCCTTCATCTGGCCGAGTGCCATGCGCGCCGGCCAGTACAGCGTCGTTCCCTTCGACTGCTCGAGCACGAGTTGGAGGTCGGATTCGGCTTCGCTCGTCTCGCCGAGCTCGCCGAGAGTGAGGCCGCGGCCGAGGATGCTCTCCATCCTCATTTTCGGGTCCGAAGCGCCGACGAACTCCGAGAATTCCTGAGCAGCCTTCTCGAGCCACGCCTTGCGCTTGTCCTTGTCGCTCGGGCTCAGCATCGCCATGCGGTAGTGCAGCCACGAGAGCTGCCCGGCTGCCGCCAGCGTGAAGCCGCGGTCGACCTGCCACCAGTGCTCCTTGTAGAGCACCTCGGGGTTGCCGTCGTCCCGGATGATGTCGGCCTGGGCCTTGTCGATGTGGCCCTGGTGGTGCGCGCGCAGTTTTTCGAGCAGCGGAAGAATCGCGCTTGCCGATGCGAGCGCAGCGCGGCGGCTCTCGTCGCTGCCGGTGCGCACCCATTGGTCGTAGCTGTCGGCAACCTGGTCCGACACCGCGGCCAGCTCGCCGAACAGCGCCTGCTCCTGCTGCTCGCCGAGGTTTCCCGCGACGGCGCGATCGGCTTCCGCGGCCATTTCGCCGATCG includes the following:
- a CDS encoding MotA/TolQ/ExbB proton channel family protein, which encodes MDPTAAASPESVATSISIIDLVRNGWYVTYPLIAMSVMITSIMIERLWIMRGLAGSIDGVTESACASLAAGDAAGAGATLQGAMTTSPAARVYAPLVSLLGRTSADDLLEYGERRRLDEVRRLKGSIWLLGTVAASAPFIGLLGTVIGIIKSFHQMAVMGTGGFAVVAAGISEALVATALGLLVAILALLFFNYFQVRIGNLDTQLRVGLGRFVEAGAAGSAVGER
- a CDS encoding tetratricopeptide repeat protein, with amino-acid sequence MAAEADRAVAGNLGEQQEQALFGELAAVSDQVADSYDQWVRTGSDESRRAALASASAILPLLEKLRAHHQGHIDKAQADIIRDDGNPEVLYKEHWWQVDRGFTLAAAGQLSWLHYRMAMLSPSDKDKRKAWLEKAAQEFSEFVGASDPKMRMESILGRGLTLGELGETSEAESDLQLVLEQSKGTTLYWPARMALGQMKASASGSGGLAETQRLLSEAQSGGVNAAMLTQIRMLRLEALLQAMSAGGGDNVRSEAATLAAQLSSLGPSYSQRVTAMAVAHLKDPRPVLGATVSAEWIAAENLAAAEKFEEAAKAYEKIEQSGNAGSHENEVHHRLGVCYFRLGRYADSERELRKYLDAAPKGALAPEAAYLQFRAAEGIYRASATPETEGTFFAVVENFVKNYPDHESHYEGLFRYAELLQGQRRYADAADAFEKVEGPPAFRLRAAANELQCLADTIATTDNIVPERAAELRSRAEDAWKRFDKLSSGGGASASEDLKARTTVAHAMAVGSGPGADSTEALSLLDGFEAHYPKVSDLALPVAAIRAAGSTAQNRIDVAEPAVKILAAMPDTEANYFDIVEKLSRALLRRSADAAPTDPAASQRWAAMATTLLDRMRAAGKPIPEEVKLNLAMSYVEQNRLSDAASLYAELLHAQPESRSLLRASALLADRRGQNEDAAGLWSRLAMLQQVATPAWYEARLALAGDLVAAGQKDKACQSVREVDGFHPDLRDAPTKKQFADVAAKSCAGP